Part of the Leishmania major strain Friedlin complete genome, chromosome 7 genome is shown below.
tgctAGACCGCTTCGTCGCGCTCGCCTCCAAGGAAGGCGAGATGTCCGGCGAGGACATCGCGAACTTTAAAAAGACGATTCTCTGCCTCACAGACTCGGTGTCAGTGCAGGACGCCGGCCAGATAgcaagcggcagcggcaccgctccGGCCGATTTTccggcgctgctcggcgccgacgcggccggTAGCGGCAAACCAGGGGGAGATGTAGTGGCGCCGGGAAGGCTCCTTGGCAACAACACCGGCGGCGGTCTCACAACACAGGAGGAGGTTGCGAACAATGCCTTGATGCGCGAGCTACATGGACAGCGGGTTCTAGATGAGAACTACATCCGCGAGCAGCAGACCATGTTCGAGTTCATTCTCAAGACGCGCCGACTTCTAGTCGAGAGCCTTGCTATTCTGCAGAAGCGCACAGTGAGCGCGCGGCAGGTGGTGGATGCACTCGGTGTGAACACTTCTGCCCACAACACTTCCTCGCCAgccacgacgccgtcgcggagGAATCTTCAGACATTGCACAGCATCTTCAGCGGCATCGtgcgcgagctggaggagctgaccACCGAAGTGGTCCGGCGCTACCTCTCCGGAGCTGAAAAGCAGCGTCTTGGTGTGGCGCAGTAAAGTGTGGGGGACGCGTGAGCCGTAGTCTCAGCGGGATAGGACAGCGGGGGAAGGTGAAGGTGCAGAGCAGCTCCGTGTGTCCGCGAGACTGCGCACCtgagttgctgctgctgccactgttGCTCTCTGCCGACCAACGGAGCGCCTCTACACACATGTATGCCCAGTAGATTACATAGACTAGATGGCGAGCATACGTGCACGTCTCTCTTCCCACCTCCTCTCTTgtcatgccccccccccaactcGGTCGCCGttctcggcggcagcgccactgtGCGCTGCAGGGTGACGAGACACACGTGTGCTGTGCTCCTGCTCGCGCGCCTGTAGCCGTGGTTGTCGCTGACGaacgaggggaggggagggggcggacTGATTCGAGGGCGAGCCGTCGAGCGCTCCTGGTGCTTGATCGGCGTTTTGACCTTTCCACCTTTTTTCTCCGGCGACCCGTCGGTGCCGTTGCGCGTGCAAAGATGAGGGCGAACTAAAAGCAGGAAATCACCGACTCGAGTGCGAGCGCGTAGAgtcgctgcggtgcagcaATCGCTTCCCAGCTGCACAGGAGGTCCGTCCGCACATTGGCGCACTCGAGGGTACTCGCTGCTCTGCACCGGGCGCTGCCACATGCCGCCGTTTCCTCGCTTTCCGTGAACGGCACGTTTTCGTTGGTGCTTCGCTTGCACCGCGTAAGTGCCGAAGACTCctacacgtacacacacccacccacccacccacccacccacccacacacacacacagacacatgcaCGTACACGGAGATGTACAGCTCCTCGTGCCCTCCACCACTACCCGCAGCCCTTTCCATCTCCCACCGTTGCCTGTTACTCGACGGCTACGTGTCCAAGACTCGCACCCGTACATTTCTCCGTGTGATCTAGCGCTCTCTATGTTCGTTGCAGCGCCCTCGCCTGATCATGGGGAGCACCTGCGTGCGTCGTATCATAATGCTCAGTGCCCCCACCGTGTATGAGGAGGCCAGAGCGATGTACCGCTGCTTGTGCCCAGCGGTTAGAccctggacggcgtggcgtcggagcgacctgcgaccgtgAACACACGCCCGTGCCATCCATGCGATAGGCCGAGTACCAGCGCGACTCGGACGCGTCTCACCCTCGGCCTtcacactgcctactggtgcgGGGAGAGCCTGCGTGCCCCACCCCGAgggtggggggaagggagatgCGCCAGGGGcaggcgacctgcgaggtgtgggtgggtgggtagcgTGTGAGGCAGGGGGCGTGCTCGGATGGCTGAGTGGGCGCCGTGCTGCaacttgcgtgtgtgtgtgggtggctgcttcgcacgacgcgtatggtggtggtggtgggagggtgCGGGGGCGTTCTGCTCATGCTGTAGGGCAGCGCGTGGATGCTGTAACGACGAAACGGTGGCCGCTTCTTCAGTGCCGCGCGCTACATGTGAGGGTGCTCGACCTCGGCACACTTACTATTGTGTATATCATCATCTCGCCCTTCTCGTCCTGTCCGCTTCACCCCTGGCCCCACTACTCCGCGCACTAAAGCGCGCCATTGCTTTACCTCTTAACCCGTCCCATTCTTTCGCCTCCTTACGTCTAGCTTGTGTAATGGCCCTCGACAATGTCCGTCCGCACCAACCGAACGAGGTGCTGATCGATGGCGTCCTTTACGACTGCACCGATTTCCGGCATCCGGGTGGCAGCATTCTGAAATACtacctcggcagcggcgacgccaccgAGACGTACCAACAGTTCCACTTGAAGCTGCCCAGGGCGGACAAGTATCTCAAGCGGCTGCCGAATCGcccggcgccgccacagcacaGCGTCAACGTGGATGAGCAGAAGCGATTGGAGAAGCTCTCGCGGGACttcaaggcgctgcaggatgCGTGCGTAGAGGAGGGCCTTTTTAACGCCAGCTGGCCGCACATCGTCTACCGGTTTTCTGAGCTGATCCTGATGCACGCCATCGGTCTTTACATGCTCTTCCGTCTTCCGATCCTGTGGCCCGTCGCGCTGGTGATCCTTGGAGTGGCGGAGGGGCGATGTGGCTGGTGGATGCACGAGGCCGGTCACTACAGCGTCACAGGCATTCCGTGGTTGGACATTAAAATACAGGAGGTACTCTACGGACTTGGCGATGGAATGAGCgcgtcgtggtggcggtcGCAGCATAACAAGCATCACGCTACTCCGCAGAAGCACCGGCACGACGTGGACCTTGAGACGCTGCCTCTCGTCGCCTTCAACAAGATCAtcgcgcgccgcggcaaGAGGAACGCGAGCATTCGCCGCTGGATCTCCCTGCAGATGTTCCTCTTCGGCCCCGTCACCTGCTCCCTTGTCGCCCTCTACTGGCAGCTCTTCCTACACGTCCGCCACGCCATGCGCACTCAGCGTTACACAGAGGGCTCTGCCATCCTGTGCCGCTGGATCGTGGTCGGCGTTATCTGTCACCAGCTGCAGGTCTCGTTCTGGCaaggcctcggcggcgtTCTCTTCTCCCAGgccttcagcgccgcctaCATCTTCATAAACTTCGCCCTCAACCACTCTCACCTGCCGATGCTTCCGGAAGACGAACACGCGCACTTCGTCGAGTACGCGGCCATCTACACCATGAACGTGACACCGTCGTGGTTCGTGACGTGGTTCATGGGCTACCTTAACTACCAGGTGGAACACCACCTCTTCCCTACCATGCCACAGTTCCGCTTCGTCCAACTGGCGCCGCGAGTGCGGAAACTTTTTGAGGAAAACGGCCTCAAGTACGATTCGCGTCCGTACATGGAGTCGCTCCAGAAAACCTTCAAGAACCTCGGCGACGTGGCCGAGTTCATCGTTGCTGGGAACTAAGATGCCTGAGAAcgaagcagcggtgccacgtgaaggcgggaggaggagagcgggtatcgtgtgtgtgaggaAAGATGCACGCGGCCGATGTCTATCGTTGATCGTGCCACAGGGGATTTGCCTCGTTGTTGATGTTCCGAGGGATGACTCGCTTTGTTTGTGCGTTTCGGTGCGCTTCGTGCTACTCCTTCGTGTCCACGCGATTCTTTTACTGGGTctcaccccttcccccccccccccccacggcggtgacgccgccTCGTCATAGGATCTCGTcgccccctcttcccgtGCGTTGATTCGCTGATGCCAAGATGCTCGTGCAAGAGCTGCGTATGCACATATGAATGTGGGCGGCTTTGCTGCACCCTTTTCAGGTGTGCCTTGTT
Proteins encoded:
- a CDS encoding delta-5 fatty acid desaturase, whose amino-acid sequence is MALDNVRPHQPNEVLIDGVLYDCTDFRHPGGSILKYYLGSGDATETYQQFHLKLPRADKYLKRLPNRPAPPQHSVNVDEQKRLEKLSRDFKALQDACVEEGLFNASWPHIVYRFSELILMHAIGLYMLFRLPILWPVALVILGVAEGRCGWWMHEAGHYSVTGIPWLDIKIQEVLYGLGDGMSASWWRSQHNKHHATPQKHRHDVDLETLPLVAFNKIIARRGKRNASIRRWISLQMFLFGPVTCSLVALYWQLFLHVRHAMRTQRYTEGSAILCRWIVVGVICHQLQVSFWQGLGGVLFSQAFSAAYIFINFALNHSHLPMLPEDEHAHFVEYAAIYTMNVTPSWFVTWFMGYLNYQVEHHLFPTMPQFRFVQLAPRVRKLFEENGLKYDSRPYMESLQKTFKNLGDVAEFIVAGN